GCACCTGCCGCGCCCGCGGCAACCGGCTGATCAGCAACGCGCCGAGCAGAGTCCCGACCGGGTTCGCGACCAGCAGCCAGCCGAGTACGCCGGTGCCGCCGAGTTGCGCGGCCACCGGCACCGCCAGCCCTTCCGGCACCACGTAGAACCCGCAGCAGCACGCGATCGCGAGCAGCGACCGCAGTTTCCGATCCCGGGCGACCAGCCGGCAGCCCGCCTTCAACGAAGCCCATTGCGGCGCGTGTTCGGCCACCTTGGACACCGGGTACAGCCGCAAACCCCAGCGCAGCGCGGCTGCCGACACCGCGAAGGTCACCGCGTCCGCCCACAGCGCGCCTGAAACGCCGAGCCAGGCGACCACCGCGGCACCCGCGCCGAAGCCGATCACCAGCGCGGCCTGGTACGTCGAGGAGAGAATCGCTTGACCGGTCGCCAGTTTCTCCTCGCCCAACAGGTCCGGCAGGACTGCCTGCCGCGCCGCCTGAAACGGTCCGGCCGCGAGTTGCACGACTACGAGCAGTCCGGCGGCGACCGGCCACGGCATGCCGGGAATCGCCATCAACGCGACCAGCAGCGCGCGCACGACATCCGCGACCACGAGCACGGTGCGGCGCGGGAACCGGTCGGCGAGTCCGCCGAGCGCACCGCCGAGGAGGTCCGGCAAATAGGTGAGCGCGTACGTCCCGGCGGCCCAGCCCGCGGACGCCGTTCGGTTGAATACCAACACAGTCAGCGCGACCCGGGCTAGTTGGTCACCTGCCACCGACAGCACGTGCGCGAGCCAGAGCGCACGGAATTCGCCCATCCGGAACACGCTCCGGAAAGACGGCGCTGTCGTGGTCATGTGCTCACCCTGTCGTGACCCGGCCACCGGGAGCAACCCCGGGCGGGCGCGGGTGGGTCGCGGATCAGGCTCCGGCCGTCCGTGGAAAACTGGGTGATCGCCGTCCGTGGATGATGTCGCACCGAAGGGTTTTCCGTTGACCGAGGAGAGCCGGCAGGTCGCCGGTCGCTACGAGCTCGTCGAACTGATCGGCAGCGGCGCGATGGGGATGGTCTGGCGCGGGGAGGACAAGATCCTCGGCCGCGTGGTCGCGGTCAAGGAACTCCTCATGCCCGTGAACCAGGGCGAGGACAAGGTCGAGGAAGCCCGCAACCGCGCCATGCGCGAGGCCCGCATCGCCGCCCGGCTGCAGCATCCGAACGCCATCTCGGTGTTCAACGTGGTCGAGCACGAGGACCGGCCGTGGCTGATCATGGAGTACCTGCCCTCGCGCAGCCTCGCGGTGAAACTGCGCGAGGACGGGCCGCTGACCGTCGACGAGGCGATCCCGTTCGGGGTGCAGCTGGCCGGCGTGCTCGCCGCCGCGCACCGGGCGGGGATCGTGCACCGCGACGTCAAACCGGGCAACGTCCTGCTCGGCGACGACGGCACTACGGTCAAGGTGACCGACTTCGGCATTTCGCGCGCGGTCGGCGACGTCACGCTCACCGCGACCGGCGAAATCTCCGGCACGCCCGCGTTCCTCGCGCCGGAGGTCGCCCGCGGCGAGGAGGCGACGTTCGCGTCCGACGTGTTCGCCCTCGGTGCGACGCTGTACATGGCGGTGGAAGGCGAACCGCCGTTCGGCACCGCGGACAACGCGATCGCCTTGCTGTACCGGGTTTCCAGCGGTTCGATCAACCCGCCGAAACAGGCCGGGAAGCTGGAGCCGCTGCTGCTGAAGCTGCTGGAACTCAAACCGGAGGACCGGCCGTCGATGGCCGAGGTCGTCACGGAACTGCGCAAACTGGACGGCGGCGTCACCCCGGTCGCGGCGGTCCCGGAACCGCCGACGCTGCCGGACGCCGAACCGCCGGCCGTGCCCACCACGGTCGCGGTTCCTGCCGCGGGTGCTGCTGTGGCGCCCGCGGGATCGGCCGCCGCCGCTCCGCCCGCGGGCTCGGACCGAAGACGCCGCGGGATGATCTTCGCCGGGGCGGGCGCGCTGCTTGTCGTGCTCGCCGTGATCGTCACGGTTCTCCTTACTCGTAACCACGGGGAGGAAAACCCGGCCGCGAACCCGCCGCCAGCTGGCACGAGTTCCGCGGCTTCCAGCGCTCCGGCGCCTTCGTCGGCTTCGCAGCCGTCGCCGTCTACTACGCCTTCATCGAGCGCTCTGCCGACTTCCAGCTCGGCGTCGAACTCGCCGGACGCGATGGCATCCGCGCTGCGCACCTACTTCTCGTACCTGCCGAGCAATCTGGAGAGCGGCTGGGCGATGCTCAGCGACGGGTTCCGCGCCAAGAAGAACCAGACCTTCGAACGGTACAAATCCTGGTGGAGCCAGTTCAGCTCGGTGACGGCGAACGACGTACAGGTCACCGGCGAGAACACGCTCACCGCGAAGATCACGTACCACCGTGCCAGCGGCGGTACGACGACCGAGTTTCACCACTACACGATGTCGCAGCGGAATGGTGCGTGGCAGATCGAGGTGGAGAGCTAGTTCTCTTGCGCGACGGCGGAGGGGCGCCCGCCGTGCGATGGTCTTGGGTGCGGCGGCGTGTGACGGATGGAGATGGAGCGCCAGCTGTCGAGCAGTTGCGTGCTGGTGGTGGGGCTGCGGCTGGGGTATGCCGCTGCGCGGTGTGGTGATGCGACGGCGAGTGGCGGATTAAGGCGGAGAACTCTCCCATCCGCGATGGCGACGGCTGGCGCGAGGCCGTCGCACGGTGTTGCGGCGCAACGACGCTCGACGGATCGCGCGGAGTGCTAGTTCTCGTGCGAGACGGCTTGGGTATGCCGTTGCTAGTTCTCGTGCGCGGTGTACTGCTCCGCGGCGTCGTGGTGCGACCGCAGCTGTCGATCGACGCCGAGAACTAGCTCTCGTGCGGTGGCGACGGGTGTGCGACGGCTGAGTGGCGCCGCCGCACGGTGTCGTAGCGCGGGCGGATCGACTCCGCGAACTAGCTCTCCAGCAGCAGCGCGATCGCGCCGGCCGTGTCACGGTCCGGGCCGACTCGGACGGTGTGCAATCCGGCGGACCGTGCGGGTTCGACGTCCGCGCCGACGAGCCACGCGTCGTCCAGGGTGGTCTCGCAGCGTTCGGCGGCCAGCTCGAACAGCTTTGGGTCCGATGTGGACAGTCCGTCCGGCCCGGCGAGCGCCCAGCCGTCCACGAGTCCGGCGATTCCGGTGCACAGCAGCGTGGACAGCTGCGGTTCGCCCTCGCCGAGGACGCCGATCCGCCAGCCCGCCGCGCGCAACCGGGGCAAGCCGGTCAGTACGCCGGGCGTGGCGGGGACGAGCGCGGGAAAGCGTTCGCGGTAGGCGTCTTCGAGGTCCGGTTCCTGCAGGTCGAAGCGTTCGCGGAGGTCCTTGAAGAACGCCGCCCGGTCGGCGCGCCCTCGGTCGTCGGCGGCGATGAGCCATTCGGCTTCCGCGTCGGCGAGCCGGTGTTCCGCGCAGAACTCCCACGCCCAGCGGCGGAATCCCTCCGCGCGATCGACGAGCGTGGTGTCGAGGTCGAACAGGACGAGCCGCACGGGGGAGAGGTTAGCGTGTTCCGTCCGGCCTCCGGGAAGTTTTTCTACTCCGTTCGAGTGAACGAATCCCGGTTTTTGTCGGTGTTCGATGCGAACATATGTTCGTGACAAGCGAAGGACCGATCCTCCACGCCGACCTCGACGCGTTCTACGCCTCGGTCGAGCAGCGCGACGATCCCCGGCTGCGCGGCAGGCCGGTGATCGTGGGCGGTGGCGTGGTGCTGGCCGCGAGCTACGAGGCCAAGGCGCTGGGCGTGCGCACCGCGATGGGCGGGGCGCAGGCCAGGCGGTTGTGCCCGCATGCCGTGGTGGTGCCGCCGCGGATGTCGGTCTACAGCGCGGCGAGCAAGGCGGTGTTCGAGGTGTTCCGGCAGACGACGCCGGCGGTGGAAGGAGTGTCGATCGACGAAGCTTTCTTGGACGTCGGCGGTCTGCGGCGGATCGCCGGACGTCCGTCGGAGATCGCGGTGCGGCTGCGCGCGGAGGTGCTGGCGCAGGTCGGCCTGCCGATCACGGTCGGAGTGGCGCGCACGAAGTTCCTCGCGAAGGTGGCGAGCGGGGTCGCGAAACCGGACGGTCTGCTGGTGGTGCCGCCGGAGCGCGAGCTGGAATTCCTGCATCCGCTGCCGGTGGAGCGGTTGTGGGGAGTGGGAAAGGTGACGTCGGCGAAGCTGCGGGAACGCGGCGTCCGCACCGTGCGCCAAGTCGCCGAACTGCCCGAGGCCGCGCTGATCTCCATGCTGGGCCCAGGTTCGGGACGTCACCTGCACGCCCTGGCGCACGGACGCGACCCCCGCGCGGTCCAGCCAGGAAAACGCCGCCGCTCGATCGGCTCGCAACGCGCTCTGGGCCGCCGCTCCCGGTCGCCGGCTGAGCTGGACGAGATCGTGGTGTCTATTGTGGACAGATTGGCGCGGCGGCTGCGAGGCGCGTCGCGAGTCTGCCGGACAGTGGTGCTGCGAATGCGCTTCGCGGACTTCACCCGTGCCACGAGGTCGCATACACTCGCCGACAGCACCGACCACACGGAAACGTTGCTGTGCGCGGCCCGCAGTCTGCTGGCGGCGGCGCAACCGCTGGTGTACGACCGGGGTTTGACGTTGCTGGGCCTGTCGTTCTCGAACCTCGACAGCCATGGCGCGGTGCAGTTGGCGCTGCCGCTGGATCAACCGTCCAGCCCCGCGGTGTCCGCGGAGGCGACCGCGCTGGATTCGGCGGTGGACGCGTTGCGAAACCGCTTCGGCGCGGCTGCACTGACTCGGGCGGCGTTGCTGAGCCACGAGGCGGGAATGGAGATGCCTATGCTGCCGGATTGATCGAATGCGGTGGTCCCGCGGACACTACGCGGCGGTTCGGACGACTTGCGCGCAAGTGCGGGAGGTCATTGTCCGGCCTCTGGACAACAGGTCATTGTCCAGCATCAGGGATGGAGATGCTGGTGCCGACCGAGTGTGGTGGCTCCGCGAGGGCTGTTACCCGAGCCGGGAGGGGCAATCCCGGCGGGGTTGGCTGATGGGCGAGGTTCGGCCCGCCGGGATTTGCACACTCCGCGTGCGAGAGGGTGTGACCCAGCCGGAATCTGGCGTGGTGCGGCGAGTTTCGTCCTTCTGGTTCGGAATCCGGTGAAGGTCACGGTGCCCGTGCCCCGCGATCGACGTGGGCTCGACGCTCTCGCTGATTATTCGGCGCTGCCTCGGATAGGCGGGAACGCGGGAATGCCGCGCGGGCTAGATCTGCCGGATCATGCCCTGCGTCAGGCCCGTGGTCGCGCCGACCCGGGCGCTGCGCCGAGCGCGGCGATCCGGTGCTGCATCAAGCGCGGCGACCTGGCGTCGCACCGGGCGCATTGACTCGGCGTTGCATTGGGCATGGTGGCTCGGTGCTGCGTCGGGCGTGGCGGCTGGGCGTTGCGTCGGGCGTGGCGGCTCGGTCCTGCATCGAGCGCGGTGATCCGGTGCTGCATCGAGCGCGGCGACCTGGCGTCGCACCGGGCGCACCGACTCGGCGTTGCGTCGGGCGTGGCGACTCGGTGCTGCATCGGGCGTGGCCGCTCGTGGTTGCGCCGAGCGCGGCGTGCCGGGGCTGTACCGAGCCCGGCGACCCAGCGGCGCACCGAGCGCGGGGTGACCCGACTCAGCTGCGTGAACGAAGCTCGCTTGCTGGCTTCTCCTGGCTGGCGGCCCAGGACGCCAGCAGGGCCAGGCCGTCCGCGGTCGGGGTGCCGGTGGGGGCGGTGTAGACGTTCAGGAGCAGGCCGGGGTCGGTGGGCAGGTCCATCGATTCGACGTCCAGGTCGAGCCGGCCCACTGCGGGATGGTGCAGGCGTTTGCGGCCGGACCGGTGGAGCCGCACGTCCTGGGACGCCCACCGCTGGCGGAACAGTTCGCTGTGGGTCGATAGTTCGCCGACCAGGGCGATCAGGTCCTCGTCGTGCGGATTGCGGCCGGCTTCCATGCGCAGCTTCGCGGCTACGTCGGAGGCGATTCGGTCGTAGTCGACGAAGAAGGCTCTCGCCGCCTCGGGTTCCAGGTACACGAACCGTGCCGTGTTCGCGGGGCGTCGGGGTTCGGTCAGCATCGGTGCATACAGTGCGCGGGCTAGGGGATTCGTGGCCAGTACGTCGTAGCGGCCGTTGCAAATCCAGGCCGGAGCGTCGGTGATGGCGGCGAGCACCTGGTGCAGCGCCGGACGCACTGTCGCGACAGGTCGGCGGCGGGCACGCCTGGGCGTCCTGGATTGGCGCGCGAGCTGGAACAGGTGGTCGCGCTCCGCCTCGTCGAGGTGCAAGGCGGAGGCCACTGCTTCGAGGACCTCGTCGGAGGTGCCGGAGAGGCTGCCGCGCTCCATGCGCACGTAGTAGTCGACCGATATGCCCGCCAGCAGCGCCGCCTCTTCGCGGCGCAGGCCTTTGACGCGACGGTTGCCGCCGTAGGCGGGCAGTCCGGCCTGTTCGGGCATGATCCGCGCGCGACGGGAGCTCAGGAATTCCTTGATCTCAGTGCGCAGATCGATCGTGGCCACCCTGTCACCGTAGCCGCTGGCCGCAGTCTGAGGGAGGCACTGCGAGTACCCCGACGGCTGCGGACTCCTCGCCGGCGGGAGGGAAAAGCTCGCGGTGCCGCCGTCGGCCGGGGCGACGGCGCTTGTCAGGTGGGACGCGGCTCGGCTGGCGAGGAGATATGGCGTCGAGGTGCTTGTTGCGGTGGTGGCAGTGCCGCCGTCGACTGTGACGGCGCTTGGAGGGCCGGCTCGGTTGGTGAGGAATGCGGTGGCCCCTGGGGCCTGGTGCGGTGGGTAGTGCTGCCGTCGACTGGGGTGACAGCGCCGGTCAGGTAGGAACCCGCCCGGCTGGCCAGGAACACCGCGACGCCTGCCATGTCGTCGTCACGGCCGAGGCGGCGTAGTGGGGTCTTCGCCGCGATCTTGTCGCCGATGGCGTCGATCGTGGCCACCATCATGTGCGACGGGAACACTCCTGGCGCTACCGCGTTCACCGTGATGTGCTGTGGGCCCAGCACCCTGGTGAGTTGATGGAGCGCGGCTTTGCTGCTGGCGTACGAATAGTTGGGTGCCTCGGCGACGTGGATGGCGGCGATACTTCCGATGTTGATGATTCGCGCGGGATCATCGGCAGACCCCGCCCGGCGCAGAGCGGGGAGCAGCGCTTGCACCAGCCAGAACGGCGACTTGAGGTTGAGGTCTAACACCGCGTCCCAGGCCTCGGCGGGGAACGTCTCCAGCGGTTCGCGCCACATTGCTCCGGCGTTGTTGACGAGGATGTCCAGGTGCTCGGAGTCGGCGGTGACCAGGTCGGCGAGGCGTTGACACGGTCAGGTTTGGACAGGTCGGCGGGGATTGATCATCTCGCGCAGATCGAGGCTCGGATTCCCTGAGCGCCGGGTCAGCGCAAAAGCTATCCAGCCGATCGGTTGGTCGCCGTCAATCAAGCGGTCTAGTCCGAATGTGTACTCGGAGTCGAGGCTGTACGGAGCCTCAGAGCGATGAAAAACGGCCGGGCGGCAAGGGAAATCCCCTGCCGCCCGGCCGCACCCCAAGAGAAATTCAGGCGCGCGCCTTCGCGTGCGTCCGCCCGCGCAGGTCGAGTTCGATTTCCTCCAGCGTCCGGCCTTTGGTTTCCGGGACGAGCCATTTCGTGAGGAAGAACAGGGCCACGTTGATTCCCGCGAACAGGAACATCGAACCGCCGAGGCCGAGTGCGCCGGGGTCGGAGATGATCGGGAACACGGCGCTGATGATGCCGGTCGCGGCCCACAGCACGACGCTGCTTACGCCCATTCCCGCGGCGCGGACCTTCAGCGGGAACACCTCGGCCATCATGACCCACACGACCGCGCCCCAGCCCAGTTCGTAGCCGACCAGGTACAGCACCATCGCGACCAGCATCAGGATGCCCTTGGTCGCGGTGTCGTGGACTTCCAGCACGATGAACCCGGCGGCGACCAGAGTCAGCACCATCAGCACGTTGCCGATCAGCAGCAGCGGTTTGCGGCCCCACCGGTCGACCACGAACACGACCCACGCGGTGAACAAGAACTTGGTCACGCCCAGCAGCACGCCGGACAGCAGCGCCGCCTGGGTCGCGAAACCGAGGCCGATCAGCATCGTCGGGAAGTACGCGTTCACCGCGTTCACGCCGCTGAACTGCTGGCCCATCGCGAGCAGCAGCGCCACCACGAGCATCGGCCGCACGGTCGGCGTCAGCAGGTCGCGGAACCGGGTCTTCGCCGATTCCGAGTCGAGCCGGATGACCTCGCGGATCGTGCCGATCTCCTCGTCGACGTTCACGCCGCCGCCGTGCGAGCTGAGCAGGACCGCGCGCGCCTGTTCCTCATGGCCGTTCGCGACGAGCCAGCGCGGCGTTTCGGGCAGGAACACCAGGCCCGCCAGCAGGATCACCGCCGGCACGATCGCGCCGGCGAACATCAGCCGCCAGTTGCCCGAACTGCCGAGCCCGTAGCTGACGAGGAACGCGATCAGGATGCCGAGCACGATGAAGATCTGGTTCAGCGCGCCCATCGCCCCGCGCAGCCGCGCCGGAGCGAGTTCCGACAGGTACGTCGGGACCGTCGAGGACGACAATCCGATTCCCACGCCTATCACCAGCCGGGAAATGATCAGCAACGCGAAGGTCGGCGAAAAGGTGGCCGCGAGCGTGCCGATGATGACGACCACGGCGGCCGTCATGATCGTCCGGCGGCGGCCGAGCCTTTCGTTGAGCCGCGAGGAGAAACTCGCGCCGACGATCGCGCCGACGGAAATGCTCGCGGTGATGACGCCTTTGTCCCAGCCGGACAGGCCCCAGAGTTTCCCGATGAACGGCAACACCCCGGAAATGACCCCGAGGTCGTAGCCGAACAGGATGCCGCCGAGGGCACCGAAGAAATACAGCGTCGTTCTGCCGATGGGCCGCCGCGCCGCGGCTGTCTGTGTCATTGCCGAGCCGTCTCTTTCCGGGATGGCCGGCCGGTCCTGGTCCGCTGCCCGGGAGGTCAGCGCCGTCCTGGCCGGACGAATGGGGGTCGAGGGGACAAGGACTGCCGGACTGGTCCAGCACTGCGGAACGGCTGAATCCGCCGCCGCGCAACGCCTTTCCCGCGCCGCGTGCCGGTTCGCCCGTTCCGGTTCGAACTTCGCCGTACACAGTCACACGCTGGTCACCGGCGGGCAAGACGCGGGCTGATAACTATTCAGTCACGTGACTAGCGTTCACATATGTGGACAGGGTAGGCGGGCGTTTTCGCAGGTCAAGGCGTTGCGGAGGAGATCTTGCCAGGAGTTGCCGCGAAAGCCGAACTGTCGGGAACCGGCTGTCGCGGACGTCCGTCGTACGGGTCGTCCGATCGCCGCGGTGGGGGAGATGCGCATGGGAACGGGTTTCGAGGTCGCTCCGGGGGAGGTCGCGACCGCGGCCGGACGGGCGCGCCAGGCCGCGGCGACCGTGCGGACGGCCGACCTCGCGGGCGCGCTCGCCGGCGTCGGGCTGTCCGGCGGCACGAGCGTGGCCGCGGCGGATCGCCTGTCCGACACCTGGGGTCGCGCCGTTCCGAAGTGGACCGCCGACACCGAGGCATACGCGGGCAACCTCGATCAGGCCGCGGCCGGCTACCGCGGAGCCGACCAGAACGCCACCGGCGAGATCGCGGCGGCGGGCCGATGATCACCTGGGGAGACGTCCGGCGCTGGAATCCGGCCGACCTCGCCGCGGCGGTCGACGCGCTCGGCACCCGGGCCGCCCGGCTCTCCGCGGCGAACGACGATGCCGACGCCATGACGAAGTTCGGCGCCTGGCAAGGCGACGCGGCGGACGCGGCGACCGCCAAAGGCACCGCGCTGACCGCGGAACTGCGGCAGCTGACCACGGACGTGTCGGCTGTCCGGCGCGGGGTGCACGACGCGCAACTGGCGGTCGAGCGGATCAGTTCGGCGGTGCAAGAGGTCGACGATTTCGCCTCGCGCAACGGAATGCGGATCGACGACGGCGGCGGAGTCAGCGGAGAACCCGAGCGGCAGGCCGAAGTCGCCGACCGGGTGAGCCGGATTCTCCGCGACGCCACCGAAATCGACGCGGACCTCACCGTCGTGCTCGACCGCGCGGCGAAGGGCGAGAGCGGCGGCACCGGAATGGTCGCGCTGGCGATGGCGACCACCAGCCGGCCGAAACCGAACGCCACCCCGGCGGAGAACCGGGCGTGGTGGGACAGCCTGTCCGACTCCGCGCAGTCCTCCATCCTGCGCGACAATCCGGACCTGATCCGCAACCTCGACGGCATTCCGGTGGTCGATCGGGACGCGGCCAATCGCGTTGTGCTGCAACAGGAAATCGACAAGCGCAAGGGAGACGACGCGCAATTGCGCGGCCTCACCGCGATCCGCGACCGGCTCGCGGCCGACGGCAAACCGCCCGCGTTCCTGATCTCGCTCGACGTCAGCGGCGACGGCACCGCGGTCGTCGCCGCCGGAAACCCGGACACCGCGGCGAATGTCGCGACTTATGTGCCCGGTACCGGCAGCGAGCTGGCCAAGATCGGCGGCGACCTCGGCCGGTCGGACAAGATGTGGCAGTCGGCGACGATGGCGGGCTCGCCGTCGACGTCGGTGATCACGTGGGTCGGCTACGACGCGCCGGACGAACTCGTGAACGCCGCCAGCGAGAAGTACGCCGACGGCGGCAAGGAGGCGTTGTCGAAATTCGAGGACGGCCTGCGGGCTTCGCACGAAGGCGCGCCGTCGCACAACACCGTGCTCGGCCACAGCTACGGCACGACGGTGATCGGCCACGCGGCTCGCGACGGCGGGCTCAACGCCGACGACCTGATCTTCGTCGGCAGCCCCGGCGTCGGCGTCGAACACGCGAACCAGCTGCACCTCGACGGCGTCCCACAGGACCAGGTCGCCCAGCACGTGCACTCGACGGTCGCGGAACACGACCTGATCAAGATGACCAACATCGGCGTCGGCGGCCACGACCCGCTCGGCCCGAGCCCAGCCGGCGGCGGCTTCGGCGGCCAGGTCTTCGAATCCGCTCCGGGCGACAAGGGCCCGTGGTACGAGGGCGGCCTGTCCGGGGCCGCGCACAGCCAATACTGGGAGGACAACAACCCGTCGCTGCGCAGCTTCGGCCGGATCATCGCCGGGCTCCCGGCGTGACGGCGCGCCGCACCGCGCTGGCCTGCCTCGCCGCCCTTCCCCTCGTAGCCTGCTCCCCAGGAGGTGGAGCCATGACCCCCACGATCACCGAAACCGAAGCCCGCGATCGGGTCGAGGACTACGTGCGCGGCGCGTTCTCCGCGCTGCCCGCGCCGGCCGGGCGGGAACTGTTCTCCCGCAACCGTTCCGAATGCACCGACCCGACCGACCACGGCCCGGCAGGGCGGTACGAGATCTCCGCCACGTACGAGGTGACCGGGCTCGAACCGGACACCTTCGCCGCCCAGTTCGACGCCGTCGTGAAGTGGTGGCAGGGACACGGCTTCACCGTGCTGACCGACCGGCGGCCCACCGACCAGTACGTCTTCGCGCGCAACGAGCGGGACGGCTTCGACATGTCGTTGCAGGCCAACGAACTCGGGAAGCTGTATCTCGGTGCGACGTCGCCGTGCGTCTGGCCGAAGGGCACTCCGGAGGCGGAAGCCGCGCCCGCGGCCGTCGAGGAAGTCGAGGAACCTGAGGTCGCGCCGGAGCCGGAACGTCCCCGACCGCGCCGCGCGCCGGTGGACGACGAGGATTTCGGCCAGACGTCGTGGTCGGACGGAGGCACCGCGTTCTGATCGTCCGCTCGCGGAAATTTGCCGGACCGGCGGGGAGTTGGGCACGGGTATGAGTCAAGGACCCGCACCCCGGAAGCTGTCCGACGAAGCCCTTTCGGACCTGCTGAGCCAGCAGCGGTTCGGCACGCTCGCGACGATCAAACGCAGCGGTCAGCCGCATCTGACGACCATGCTGTACAGCTGGGATCCCGACGCCCGGGTGGTGCGGTTTTCGACGACTGCCGACCGGAGCAAGGTCGGTCATCTGCGCCGCAACCCGCGGGCGACGCTGCACGTCCAAGGCGGCGACGTGTGGTCGTTCGCGGTCGCCGAGGGGCGAGCGGAGGTTTCCGAGGTCACCGAGGTTCCCGGCGACGCGGTGGGGCAGGAACTGCTCGCGATGCTCCCGGAGGCCGCGCGGCCCGAGGACGCAGAGGCGTTCCTGAAGCAGCAGGTGGCCGAGCGGCGAGTGGTGATCCGGCTCCCGGTCGAGCGGCTCTACGGCACCGCGCTCGACGTCTGAGGCCCGGACACGACGGTGAAGGGCCCCGGATTCCGGAACCCTTCACCGGCTGTTCGTTCAGGCGTTCTTGATCGCGGAGATCTCGAACTCGAGGGTGATCTTGTCCGAGACCAGCACGCCGCCGGTCTCGAGGGCGGCGTTGAAGGTGACGCCGTAGTCGCTGCGGTTGATCGAGGTCTTGCCCTCGAAGCCGACGCGGTCGTTGCCGAACGGGTCCTTCGCGGAGCCGCCGAACTCGAACGGGATGGTGACCGACTTGGTGATGCCCTTGACGGTCAGGTCGCCGGTCACGTCGAAGGTGTCCTCGCCGGTCTGCGCGATTCCGGTGGAGGTGAAGGTGATGGTCGGGAACTCGTCGACGGACAGGAAGTCGTTGTTGCGCAGGTGGCCGTCGCGGTCGGCGTTGCGGGTGTCGACGCTCTTGGTCTGGATGGTGACGTTCGCGCTCGAGTTGGCCGGGTTCTCGCCGTCCAGGGTGAACGAGCCTTCGAACTCGTTGAAGGAGCCGCGGACCTTGGTG
The nucleotide sequence above comes from Amycolatopsis sp. AA4. Encoded proteins:
- a CDS encoding MFS transporter, translated to MTTTAPSFRSVFRMGEFRALWLAHVLSVAGDQLARVALTVLVFNRTASAGWAAGTYALTYLPDLLGGALGGLADRFPRRTVLVVADVVRALLVALMAIPGMPWPVAAGLLVVVQLAAGPFQAARQAVLPDLLGEEKLATGQAILSSTYQAALVIGFGAGAAVVAWLGVSGALWADAVTFAVSAAALRWGLRLYPVSKVAEHAPQWASLKAGCRLVARDRKLRSLLAIACCCGFYVVPEGLAVPVAAQLGGTGVLGWLLVANPVGTLLGALLISRLPRARQVRWLGPLAVASSLVLLPTGWTPALPVVVAVWTVSGMFSAHDLITQVQYSLAAPPEQRGQVIGVAIAALRAAQGLTIAAAGALALAFAPTTVVAIAAVAGAGCAAAAGIAWTRAVRADRAVRPRRSPLDEATPPPAP
- a CDS encoding serine/threonine-protein kinase, producing the protein MTEESRQVAGRYELVELIGSGAMGMVWRGEDKILGRVVAVKELLMPVNQGEDKVEEARNRAMREARIAARLQHPNAISVFNVVEHEDRPWLIMEYLPSRSLAVKLREDGPLTVDEAIPFGVQLAGVLAAAHRAGIVHRDVKPGNVLLGDDGTTVKVTDFGISRAVGDVTLTATGEISGTPAFLAPEVARGEEATFASDVFALGATLYMAVEGEPPFGTADNAIALLYRVSSGSINPPKQAGKLEPLLLKLLELKPEDRPSMAEVVTELRKLDGGVTPVAAVPEPPTLPDAEPPAVPTTVAVPAAGAAVAPAGSAAAAPPAGSDRRRRGMIFAGAGALLVVLAVIVTVLLTRNHGEENPAANPPPAGTSSAASSAPAPSSASQPSPSTTPSSSALPTSSSASNSPDAMASALRTYFSYLPSNLESGWAMLSDGFRAKKNQTFERYKSWWSQFSSVTANDVQVTGENTLTAKITYHRASGGTTTEFHHYTMSQRNGAWQIEVES
- a CDS encoding HAD family hydrolase gives rise to the protein MRLVLFDLDTTLVDRAEGFRRWAWEFCAEHRLADAEAEWLIAADDRGRADRAAFFKDLRERFDLQEPDLEDAYRERFPALVPATPGVLTGLPRLRAAGWRIGVLGEGEPQLSTLLCTGIAGLVDGWALAGPDGLSTSDPKLFELAAERCETTLDDAWLVGADVEPARSAGLHTVRVGPDRDTAGAIALLLES
- the dinB gene encoding DNA polymerase IV, with product MFVTSEGPILHADLDAFYASVEQRDDPRLRGRPVIVGGGVVLAASYEAKALGVRTAMGGAQARRLCPHAVVVPPRMSVYSAASKAVFEVFRQTTPAVEGVSIDEAFLDVGGLRRIAGRPSEIAVRLRAEVLAQVGLPITVGVARTKFLAKVASGVAKPDGLLVVPPERELEFLHPLPVERLWGVGKVTSAKLRERGVRTVRQVAELPEAALISMLGPGSGRHLHALAHGRDPRAVQPGKRRRSIGSQRALGRRSRSPAELDEIVVSIVDRLARRLRGASRVCRTVVLRMRFADFTRATRSHTLADSTDHTETLLCAARSLLAAAQPLVYDRGLTLLGLSFSNLDSHGAVQLALPLDQPSSPAVSAEATALDSAVDALRNRFGAAALTRAALLSHEAGMEMPMLPD
- a CDS encoding helix-turn-helix transcriptional regulator; the protein is MATIDLRTEIKEFLSSRRARIMPEQAGLPAYGGNRRVKGLRREEAALLAGISVDYYVRMERGSLSGTSDEVLEAVASALHLDEAERDHLFQLARQSRTPRRARRRPVATVRPALHQVLAAITDAPAWICNGRYDVLATNPLARALYAPMLTEPRRPANTARFVYLEPEAARAFFVDYDRIASDVAAKLRMEAGRNPHDEDLIALVGELSTHSELFRQRWASQDVRLHRSGRKRLHHPAVGRLDLDVESMDLPTDPGLLLNVYTAPTGTPTADGLALLASWAASQEKPASELRSRS
- a CDS encoding sugar porter family MFS transporter, giving the protein MTQTAAARRPIGRTTLYFFGALGGILFGYDLGVISGVLPFIGKLWGLSGWDKGVITASISVGAIVGASFSSRLNERLGRRRTIMTAAVVVIIGTLAATFSPTFALLIISRLVIGVGIGLSSSTVPTYLSELAPARLRGAMGALNQIFIVLGILIAFLVSYGLGSSGNWRLMFAGAIVPAVILLAGLVFLPETPRWLVANGHEEQARAVLLSSHGGGVNVDEEIGTIREVIRLDSESAKTRFRDLLTPTVRPMLVVALLLAMGQQFSGVNAVNAYFPTMLIGLGFATQAALLSGVLLGVTKFLFTAWVVFVVDRWGRKPLLLIGNVLMVLTLVAAGFIVLEVHDTATKGILMLVAMVLYLVGYELGWGAVVWVMMAEVFPLKVRAAGMGVSSVVLWAATGIISAVFPIISDPGALGLGGSMFLFAGINVALFFLTKWLVPETKGRTLEEIELDLRGRTHAKARA
- a CDS encoding alpha/beta hydrolase, whose protein sequence is MITWGDVRRWNPADLAAAVDALGTRAARLSAANDDADAMTKFGAWQGDAADAATAKGTALTAELRQLTTDVSAVRRGVHDAQLAVERISSAVQEVDDFASRNGMRIDDGGGVSGEPERQAEVADRVSRILRDATEIDADLTVVLDRAAKGESGGTGMVALAMATTSRPKPNATPAENRAWWDSLSDSAQSSILRDNPDLIRNLDGIPVVDRDAANRVVLQQEIDKRKGDDAQLRGLTAIRDRLAADGKPPAFLISLDVSGDGTAVVAAGNPDTAANVATYVPGTGSELAKIGGDLGRSDKMWQSATMAGSPSTSVITWVGYDAPDELVNAASEKYADGGKEALSKFEDGLRASHEGAPSHNTVLGHSYGTTVIGHAARDGGLNADDLIFVGSPGVGVEHANQLHLDGVPQDQVAQHVHSTVAEHDLIKMTNIGVGGHDPLGPSPAGGGFGGQVFESAPGDKGPWYEGGLSGAAHSQYWEDNNPSLRSFGRIIAGLPA